GGAAAAATATTCAGGATGCAGGTCATGGGCGATCAGCTGCGGTTCGATTGTCAGCAGGCGCTTCAAATCTTCAATTGAAGCGGTGTAATACTGATAGGTCGACAGGTTTTTCAGATCGCCGATATGACTGCTTAAGTAAGCGTTGTTACCTGAACTTAGGCAGAAGGTGTTTTTGGATTCTCCACCGCAGGCCAGCATGGGCGGCAGCGGCTGGGGAAAATATTGCGCCTCAGGCGTAAAACCCCGGCTTCGTCGCAATACATAGGGCTGGCCGGCGACCATCCGGGCGACTGAGTCATCGGCCGGCCGGTAAATTGGCCGGTTATGAACCAGGAAATAGTCGGCAATGCGCCGTAAATCACGCAGTGCGGCGTCATCTTGATAAATGATTGGATTGCTGCTGTCATTGCCGCTGGTCATGACGAAAATATCGGCAGGCTGAAGCAACAGGCAATGCGCCGGGGTGTAGGGCAGCATTACGCCAAGCTGCGGGCTTTCAGGGGCCACTGCGGCGGCTAAAGGACAGTCCGGGCGTTTTGCTAACAGCACGATTGGACTGGCCGGCCCGGATAATAAGGCGGCTTCGGCCGCTGAGAGCAGGCACAGCCTTTCCAGCGCTTGCACGCTGCCCGCCATGACGGCCAAAGGCTTGTCCTTCCGGCGCTTGCGCCGGCGCAGCAGCTCAACCGAATCATTGCGATAAGCGTCGCAGACCAGCTGGTAACCGCCCAGCCCTTTTAAGGCGATCAGGCTGCCGTTTTTGATCAGGCGGCGGGTCTGCAGAAAAACATCACTGCCGGCGCCAAGCGCCTGACCGTTATGATCCAGCAGCCGGTACTGCGGCCCGCAAGCCGGACAGGCTGTGGGCTGAGCGTGAAAGCGCCGGTTCAGGGGATTGCGGTATTCGGTCTGGCAGTCCCGGCACATCGGGAATTCAGCCATCGTTGTTGCTGTACGGTCATAGGGCAGGGTTTTGGTGATGGTGTACCGGGGACCGCAGTTGGTGCAATTGGCAAAGGCATGCCGGTAGCGCCGGTTGGCGCCGTCGGCGATATCCTGCCGGCAATGCCGACATATGGCAATATCCGGTGCCGGCGGCGCCGCCGGGCTGACGACTGACATCAGACTGGGGCGGATGGTAAAGCCGGGGGTGCGCTGGAGGGGGATTGCCCTGGTCCGCACATTGCTGATTTGCGCCAGGACCGGTTTTTCCCGGTGGATGGCGGCAATAAAATCAGCGACAGCTGTGGCGCGGCCTTCAATTTCAATTTCAACGCCAGCCGGCTGGTTACGAACCCAGCCGGTCAGGCTAAGCCGGCCGGCCAGGCGGAAAATAAACGGGCGAAAGCCCACCCCCTGCACGGTACCGGTGATGATGAGATGTAAACGTTGCAAACAGCTGTCCCCCGCTCTCTGAATTAGAATAGAACCAACGGAATGATAAATATGAAGTATTTATTCATGTCTTGCGGTAATTAGAAATAATTTTACCAATTTTTTGCATACTATGTAGTATGAATAAATTTTTCAATAATATGTATGAAAATAGGCCGGCCGCAGCACCGGGATTAAGCTGCAGCGCCGGCCGCCCAAAGGCGGGTTGGCGATGTGTGTAGGCATTCCGTTCAAACTGATTGAACGGCATAATGAGGAAGGGATCGGCGAACTGGATGGTGTGCAGCGTAAGCTGGCCTTGCAACTGGTACCGGGTGCGCAGGTTGGCGATTATCTTTTGGTGCATGCCGGCTGCGCCCTGCAGATCATTGATCAAACGGCGGCGATGGAAACGCTGGAAGCGTTCAGGGCAATCAGTGATGAGATTCGTTGACGAGTTCCGCTCTCCGGCATTAGCCGCGCTTTTATCAGCCCGGCTGCAGCGGCTGGCCGGCCAGCCGCTGACGGTAATGGAGTTTTGCGGTACGCATACGATGGCCATCGCCCGTTATGGCCTGCGCACTGTCCTGCCGCCCCGGTTCCGTTTGATTTCCGGACCCGGCTGTCCGGTTTGCGTAACCCCGCCGGGCTATATTGATGCGGCTGCTGATTTGAGCAGGAATAAGGCGGTCATTGTGGCTACCTTTGGCGATATGCTGAGGATACCGGGAACGGAGGGCTCATTGTTACAGGCAAGGTCGGCGGGGCGGGATATCAGGATAGTATATTCGCCGCTGGATGCT
This genomic interval from Dendrosporobacter quercicolus contains the following:
- the hypF gene encoding carbamoyltransferase HypF yields the protein MQRLHLIITGTVQGVGFRPFIFRLAGRLSLTGWVRNQPAGVEIEIEGRATAVADFIAAIHREKPVLAQISNVRTRAIPLQRTPGFTIRPSLMSVVSPAAPPAPDIAICRHCRQDIADGANRRYRHAFANCTNCGPRYTITKTLPYDRTATTMAEFPMCRDCQTEYRNPLNRRFHAQPTACPACGPQYRLLDHNGQALGAGSDVFLQTRRLIKNGSLIALKGLGGYQLVCDAYRNDSVELLRRRKRRKDKPLAVMAGSVQALERLCLLSAAEAALLSGPASPIVLLAKRPDCPLAAAVAPESPQLGVMLPYTPAHCLLLQPADIFVMTSGNDSSNPIIYQDDAALRDLRRIADYFLVHNRPIYRPADDSVARMVAGQPYVLRRSRGFTPEAQYFPQPLPPMLACGGESKNTFCLSSGNNAYLSSHIGDLKNLSTYQYYTASIEDLKRLLTIEPQLIAHDLHPEYFSTKYAREQNLPQIAVQHHHAHIAAVMAEHSLNQPVIGAAFDGLGLGDDATLWGGEFLVASADSYRRAAHCAYLPLPGGDKAVSEPWRMGLVILNRLFGPDLSKVKLPAIAALPDDWPLIVQMIAGGLNCPLTSSAGRLFDAAAALLGLRTVNHYEGQSAMSLEWLAGQTAGRVLPYTIQDSPVSVLDFLPAYRQMVQMIARDEALPFIAASFHDTIAAASVKMITRISQDTGLTSVVLSGGVFQNIRLLTTMSDLLKQNKLTVYTASRIPPNDAGLALGQTLIASASYGRL
- a CDS encoding HypC/HybG/HupF family hydrogenase formation chaperone produces the protein MCVGIPFKLIERHNEEGIGELDGVQRKLALQLVPGAQVGDYLLVHAGCALQIIDQTAAMETLEAFRAISDEIR